A stretch of DNA from Brevibacillus ruminantium:
AAAAAGCAGCCTGAGATTCAAGCAGTTGCACAGTGGCTGTCCGAGCATAAGTAAGTACATAGTCATCGTGCACAAAAACACCGAAGCAAGCAGCCTTCGGTGTTTTTTCATTCTCCAAACGGGAGGGACGATTTTGTGAGCAGCAGCATTCTCACCCTGGAACAACTGGGTAAGCAGTTTCCCTCACAGCCAGATACATGGCTGTTTTCCGGCATATCAGCCGAAATTCTTTCTCCGGAGATTACGCTGATCATGGGCAAATCCGGTCAGGGAAAAAGCACTCTCCTGCGCCTGCTCGGCTTCCTGGATACCCCTGATCACGGGACCATCCGGCATCTGGGAAAAACACCGGCGGAGTGGAGTGCAGAGAAATGGAGAATGTCGGTTAGTTATGTCGCGCAGCACCCGGTGATGCTGCCAGGTACGGTGGAAGAGAACCTCCAGACGGTGAGCCGTTTGCACAAACGTCCATTTGAATCGGATACGGCCCACCAATGGATGGAGGCTGTCGGGCTTGGCGATCTGGATTGGAGCAAACCGGCGGCGCAGCTCTCCGGCGGTGAAAAGCAAAGGGTGGCACTGGTGCGCACGCTGCTGCTTCGTCCATCCGTGCTGCTGCTGGATGAGGTAACCGCTTCGCTGGACGCGATCAGCAAGCGGGCCACGGAGGAGTTGTTGCTGGATCTGCATCGCCGCTTCGGCACAACTCTTCTCTGGATAACACATGACTGGGAGCAAGCCCGTTCGGTCGGCCAGCGCGTCTGGTTTTTGGCGGGAGGACGGCTCTTGGAGGATTCACCGGCCGCTCTCTTTTTCCATGCCCCCCAGACCCCTGAGGCCAGGGAATTCCTCATCCTTCATCGCGATCAAAAGGAGGACGCTCCATGTCATCCATGAGTTTGTGGCTTTCCTTTACATTTGTCGTCATTGCACTCTTTCTGTCCATGTGGCAAAAGCTTGGCCTGGAAAAGGAGATCGCCATCGGGACGGTGCGCTCGGCCGTTCAGCTTTTGGCGATTGGTTATGTGCTCCAATTCGTTTTTCATACGGACCATCCGGTTTACCATGCCCTGGTGCTTGCTATGATGATCGCCGTTGCTTCCTGGAACGCTTCCCGGCGCGGAGAGGGCTTGCCCGGAATCTGGTGGCGCGTAGCCGCCTCCCTGACCGTCACGGCTGCCCTGACGATGTCGTTGCTTGTGTTGCTTCGCTTGATCCAGCCGACGCCGCAGTACCTGATTCCCATCAGCGGGATGATTATCGGCAATGCGATGATTGTCGCCGGTCTGTTTCTCAGTCACATGAACCGGGAAGCCCAGACGGCGCGGGGGGAAATCGAAGTGTTGCTCTGCCTCGGTGCAAACAAGCGTCAAGCAATTCACGACGTTTTGAAACGTGCCGTCAAAGCGAGCATGATTCCTACGTTTGATACGATGAAAACGATTGGACTGGTCCAGCTTCCCGGAACGATGACGGGAATGATTATCGCCGGAGCAAGTCCGCTTGAGGCTGTGCGGTACCAAATCCTGATCATGTTTGCCTTTTCCTCCTCGGCAGCCATCTCTGCCGTCCTGATCAGCATACTTGCCTACTCGTCCTGGTTTACTCGCGAGTCCACTCTGCGCCCCTGAGACTCGGATTTCGACTCCCCCGTCGATTCCAGGTCTCTTCCTCGCCTGTTCCTTACTGTGCTTTCCGGCCCTACCCGGCCTGCCCCTGCTTGGCGCAGCTTTCCTCTGTGCCTACCTTTTCCCATTCATTTTCCAAACGCTTTCCCGGCCATTTCCTCACAAAAAATTTCCCCTTCCATCACTTGGCAGCTCTTTTTTGAGGAAAACTGTAAGAATAAAAGAGTTCGACCGTCCAATTACATAGAAGAAACCGTAAAGGTGGGGAACGCGTGAACAAGAATGAGCTGATTGAGCAATGGTTCCTGCGTTACGGTGACGAGATCTATAAATTCCTCGTGTATTACATGGGTACTGCTGATGTGGAGGATCTGCTGCAGGATGTTTTCATCAAGGCCTTGCAGGCACTCGACCACTTCGAAGGAAGATCGCTGCCCAAAACCTGGCTTTTGTCGATTGCCCGCAACTCCGCGGTCGATTATCAACGAAAACAACGCCTTCGCAAATGGCTGCCGGACAGTTTTTTAAGCGACGTCCGCGATCACCGGCGAACCCCCGAGGAATGGCTGAATCTCCACGAAGAGAAGCGCGAGCTGTATCAGACCCTGCAACATCTGAAGCCGGCTCATCGGGAGGTACTGATCCTGCGCGGAATCAAAGAGCTCTCCCCTAAGGAGACAGCCGAGATTTTGCAATGGAGTGAAAACAAAGTCCACGTCACCTACCATCGGGCGATCAAAGCGCTGAAGGATCGCTGGGGACAGCAGGGACAGGAGGGGATTGGCGATGCCGTCAAACTACGATAAAAAGCTGTTGGAAGAACTGCGCAATCTGCCGGATATCAAGCTGCAACCAAAGCAAAAGGAGAAGATCATCATGACCATTCGCAACACACATACAGGAGCAGGAACCCGAACTTTTGACCATCGACGCAAGAAGGCTCATCGGCTGGCTCCCATTGCAAGAACGGCTGCGGCCTGCACGCTGCTTGTGGCGACTGTCTGGCTGGGCAGCCAATTGATCAACTGGAATCAGTCTGCAGGGCCCGCCCCCACTACTCCGGCAACGGATCAACAGCCGCCGGGCAGCACGGGCCCAGAAGGGTCGCCCCAAGGATCGGGGATTGGTACAGGTACAGGTGGTGCAGGTACAGGTGGTGCAGGTGTAGGCGTTGGCGCGGGTGCGGGAGCTGTTTCCGACAACAAAGAAGAAACCCTGATCCGTACGATCAAGGAAAAAGCGATGCAGGGCCAAGTTTTCAATCAAAATATTTCGCTGGAGACGTCCATGTTTGACGAGCTCGAGCAAGCCTGGGGCAAACCAGACCGGACGGATAGTGCAAACGGGATAATGTATGCCACCTACGGGAAAAAAGGAGTGGTTCTCGGCTACAACAAAGGTATGCAAATCGTCGATATTCGAACCAATGACCCACAGCTGCACAGCTTGTCTCTGGAACAGGTCAAAAGGATTCTCGGCGAACCGGCTCGTGTCAACTCTTTTGCCGGGCAGACCATTCATATTTACAACATCACGGATAAGTATCAATTGAAGATCGTCTACCAGGGAATCGAAGATGGCAAAAGCGAGCTTCGCGCTGTTCGCACATATGTCTTCTATCCGCGCGGAACAGTCAAT
This window harbors:
- a CDS encoding ABC transporter ATP-binding protein, whose product is MSSSILTLEQLGKQFPSQPDTWLFSGISAEILSPEITLIMGKSGQGKSTLLRLLGFLDTPDHGTIRHLGKTPAEWSAEKWRMSVSYVAQHPVMLPGTVEENLQTVSRLHKRPFESDTAHQWMEAVGLGDLDWSKPAAQLSGGEKQRVALVRTLLLRPSVLLLDEVTASLDAISKRATEELLLDLHRRFGTTLLWITHDWEQARSVGQRVWFLAGGRLLEDSPAALFFHAPQTPEAREFLILHRDQKEDAPCHP
- a CDS encoding RNA polymerase sigma factor, translated to MNKNELIEQWFLRYGDEIYKFLVYYMGTADVEDLLQDVFIKALQALDHFEGRSLPKTWLLSIARNSAVDYQRKQRLRKWLPDSFLSDVRDHRRTPEEWLNLHEEKRELYQTLQHLKPAHREVLILRGIKELSPKETAEILQWSENKVHVTYHRAIKALKDRWGQQGQEGIGDAVKLR
- a CDS encoding YjgB family protein; this translates as MPSNYDKKLLEELRNLPDIKLQPKQKEKIIMTIRNTHTGAGTRTFDHRRKKAHRLAPIARTAAACTLLVATVWLGSQLINWNQSAGPAPTTPATDQQPPGSTGPEGSPQGSGIGTGTGGAGTGGAGVGVGAGAGAVSDNKEETLIRTIKEKAMQGQVFNQNISLETSMFDELEQAWGKPDRTDSANGIMYATYGKKGVVLGYNKGMQIVDIRTNDPQLHSLSLEQVKRILGEPARVNSFAGQTIHIYNITDKYQLKIVYQGIEDGKSELRAVRTYVFYPRGTVNLMLYGNATEMLTAVRDMAKEGKLLGVEYPVENSVFDTVEKEWGKPDRLNMVNGISYASYRIPGIVFAFNKGMQIVDIRSYDTRLQALTPADVKTALGKPTAIANVAGETIYTYNVTDEYELKFVFSGIVTPQNEKTLLVDHVNLQFPRGMKNLMAQ
- a CDS encoding ABC transporter permease; the protein is MSSMSLWLSFTFVVIALFLSMWQKLGLEKEIAIGTVRSAVQLLAIGYVLQFVFHTDHPVYHALVLAMMIAVASWNASRRGEGLPGIWWRVAASLTVTAALTMSLLVLLRLIQPTPQYLIPISGMIIGNAMIVAGLFLSHMNREAQTARGEIEVLLCLGANKRQAIHDVLKRAVKASMIPTFDTMKTIGLVQLPGTMTGMIIAGASPLEAVRYQILIMFAFSSSAAISAVLISILAYSSWFTRESTLRP